The Streptococcus viridans genome includes a window with the following:
- a CDS encoding methylated-DNA--[protein]-cysteine S-methyltransferase, whose protein sequence is MTRFYRQLYQSPLGPLSVVVDEESLVGIWFCDQANCEQGLEHIEEACQPLHEAVFEWLDRYFIGENPSMPFPLSPQGTDFQQRVWAYLAQIPYGESRTYGEIARALSCKSAQAIGQAVGRNPLLLLIPCHRVLGTEKKLTGYAAGLDRKRWLLQHEAISWKE, encoded by the coding sequence ATGACTAGGTTTTATCGCCAACTCTATCAGAGTCCCTTGGGGCCTCTATCTGTTGTGGTGGATGAGGAAAGCCTAGTTGGGATCTGGTTTTGTGACCAAGCCAATTGTGAGCAGGGGCTTGAGCATATCGAAGAAGCTTGTCAGCCACTTCATGAAGCTGTCTTTGAATGGCTGGATCGATACTTTATAGGGGAAAATCCTTCCATGCCCTTTCCCCTATCTCCTCAAGGGACAGACTTTCAACAAAGAGTTTGGGCCTATCTAGCTCAGATTCCCTATGGGGAAAGTCGGACTTATGGAGAGATTGCCCGGGCCTTGTCTTGCAAATCTGCCCAAGCCATCGGTCAAGCAGTAGGTCGGAATCCCTTGCTCCTCCTTATCCCATGTCACCGGGTGCTGGGTACGGAGAAAAAGTTGACAGGCTATGCTGCTGGACTAGATCGCAAGCGTTGGCTGTTGCAACATGAGGCCATATCTTGGAAAGAATAA
- a CDS encoding ABC-F family ATP-binding cassette domain-containing protein, with product MSILEVKNLSHGFGDRAIFEDVSFRLLKGEHIGLVGANGEGKSTFMSIVTGKMQPDEGKVEWSKYVTAGYLDQHAVLKEGQTVRDVLRTAFDELFKAEARINDLYMEMAEDGADMDALMEEVGELQDRLESRDFYTLDAKIDEVARALGVMDFGMETDVTALSGGQRTKVLLAKLLLEKPDILLLDEPTNYLDAEHIDWLKRYLQNYENAFVLISHDIPFLNDVINIVYHVENQQLTRYSGDYYQFLEVYEMKKSQLEAAYERQQKEIADLKDFVARNKARVATRNMAMSRQKKLDKMELIELQSEKPKPSFEFKNARTPGRFIFQAKDLQIGYDRPLTKPLNLTFERNQKVAIIGANGIGKTTLLKSLLGIIPPIAGEVERGDYLELGYFEQEVEGGNRQTPLEAVWNAFPALNQAEVRAALARCGLTTKHIESQIQVLSGGEQAKVRLCLLMNRENNVLVLDEPTNHLDVDAKEELKRALKEYKGSILMVCHEPDFYEGWMDQIWDFNELT from the coding sequence ATGAGTATTTTAGAGGTGAAAAATTTAAGCCACGGCTTTGGAGACCGGGCTATTTTTGAGGATGTGTCCTTCCGCTTGTTAAAGGGAGAGCATATCGGATTGGTAGGGGCCAATGGTGAAGGAAAATCCACCTTCATGAGCATCGTGACGGGCAAGATGCAACCCGACGAAGGGAAGGTCGAGTGGTCTAAGTATGTGACCGCTGGCTATCTTGACCAGCATGCTGTCCTAAAAGAAGGGCAAACGGTGCGCGATGTCTTGCGGACAGCTTTCGACGAGCTCTTTAAAGCAGAGGCTCGCATCAATGACCTCTATATGGAAATGGCTGAAGATGGAGCGGATATGGATGCTCTCATGGAAGAAGTCGGAGAGCTCCAGGATCGGTTAGAGAGCCGGGATTTCTATACCTTGGATGCCAAGATAGATGAAGTGGCGCGTGCTCTTGGGGTCATGGACTTTGGTATGGAGACGGATGTGACGGCCCTGTCAGGTGGGCAGCGGACCAAGGTCCTTTTGGCTAAATTGCTCCTTGAAAAACCAGATATCCTTCTCTTGGACGAGCCAACCAACTACTTGGATGCAGAGCACATCGATTGGCTCAAACGCTATTTGCAGAACTATGAAAATGCCTTTGTCCTTATTTCCCACGATATTCCTTTCTTGAACGATGTGATCAACATCGTCTACCATGTGGAAAATCAACAGTTGACCCGCTATTCAGGAGACTACTACCAATTCCTCGAAGTTTATGAAATGAAGAAATCACAATTGGAAGCGGCTTATGAGCGCCAGCAAAAAGAGATTGCTGATTTGAAAGATTTCGTAGCCCGCAATAAGGCGCGTGTGGCTACACGGAATATGGCTATGTCTCGTCAGAAGAAGCTGGACAAAATGGAACTCATTGAGTTGCAAAGTGAGAAACCAAAGCCATCCTTTGAATTTAAAAATGCCCGCACACCTGGACGCTTTATCTTCCAGGCCAAGGATCTCCAAATTGGCTATGATCGTCCCTTGACCAAGCCTTTGAACTTGACCTTCGAGCGCAATCAGAAGGTCGCCATTATCGGAGCTAATGGGATCGGGAAAACCACTCTCTTGAAGAGTCTTCTAGGAATTATCCCTCCAATTGCTGGTGAAGTCGAGCGTGGGGATTATCTTGAGCTTGGCTATTTCGAGCAAGAGGTCGAAGGAGGCAATCGTCAGACACCGCTAGAAGCAGTCTGGAATGCCTTTCCAGCTCTCAATCAAGCAGAGGTTCGAGCTGCCCTTGCCCGCTGTGGTTTGACAACCAAGCATATCGAAAGCCAAATCCAAGTACTATCCGGTGGGGAGCAAGCCAAGGTACGCCTCTGTCTCTTGATGAACCGTGAAAACAATGTCTTGGTACTAGATGAGCCGACCAACCACTTGGATGTGGATGCCAAAGAAGAGTTGAAACGGGCCCTGAAAGAATATAAGGGATCGATCCTCATGGTTTGCCACGAGCCAGATTTCTATGAAGGCTGGATGGACCAAATCTGGGACTTTAATGAATTGACGTAA
- a CDS encoding arsenate reductase family protein, translating into MLSFIEYPKCSTCRKAKSELTSLGCEFDSQDIVVDTPTSEQLQTWIKESSLPIKSFFNTSGMKYRELGLKDKVDQLSIEEAADLLASDGMLIKRPLLVKDGKVVQVGYRKPYADLGL; encoded by the coding sequence ATGTTATCATTTATTGAATACCCAAAATGTTCGACCTGCCGCAAGGCGAAATCGGAGTTAACGAGCTTAGGCTGTGAGTTTGATAGTCAAGATATCGTGGTAGACACCCCGACCAGTGAGCAACTACAAACTTGGATCAAGGAGTCTTCCCTACCAATCAAATCCTTCTTTAACACCAGTGGGATGAAGTATCGGGAGTTAGGCTTGAAAGACAAGGTGGATCAGCTTTCGATAGAAGAAGCGGCAGACCTTTTAGCTAGCGATGGCATGCTGATCAAACGCCCTCTCTTAGTGAAGGACGGAAAAGTTGTTCAAGTGGGCTACCGGAAACCATATGCGGACTTAGGTTTGTAA
- the yabA gene encoding DNA replication initiation control protein YabA, with protein MNKKELFDALDGFSQELLVTLAEVEAIKKNLKLIVEENTALRLENDKLRERLGEVEKTSSPKFHRNGRENLQRIYNDGFHVCTDSYGQRRENDEECIFCDELLFRE; from the coding sequence ATGAATAAAAAAGAATTATTTGATGCTTTGGATGGCTTCTCCCAGGAATTGCTAGTTACATTAGCAGAGGTTGAAGCCATTAAGAAAAATCTCAAACTCATTGTCGAGGAAAATACTGCTCTCCGTCTTGAAAATGATAAATTGAGAGAGCGCTTAGGAGAAGTGGAGAAAACCAGCTCCCCTAAATTCCATCGCAATGGTCGTGAAAATTTACAAAGAATTTACAATGATGGATTTCATGTTTGTACAGACTCCTATGGTCAACGTCGTGAAAATGATGAAGAGTGTATTTTCTGTGATGAATTGTTATTTAGGGAGTAA
- a CDS encoding GNAT family N-acetyltransferase: MEIRMAYPNEINRIMEIIQDGKDSLAAAGVDQWQDGYPDQEIIFEDILESRGYVAVENQEVVAYAALYKGNEAAYNDIYDGKWEHDNYLYISFHRIAVAKEAAGRGVAQTFLQGLIEGEKGPDFRCDTHPDNKVMQHLLEKLGFHYCGKVPIDGVRLAYQKIKRKAETSLFQVISEDDRWDYRAEQSQND; this comes from the coding sequence ATGGAAATTAGAATGGCCTATCCCAATGAAATCAATCGGATTATGGAAATCATCCAAGATGGCAAGGATAGCTTAGCTGCAGCTGGCGTGGACCAATGGCAGGATGGTTATCCGGATCAAGAAATCATTTTTGAGGATATCCTAGAAAGCCGTGGTTATGTAGCTGTAGAGAATCAAGAAGTCGTAGCTTATGCCGCTCTCTACAAGGGAAATGAAGCAGCTTATAATGACATTTATGATGGAAAATGGGAACATGATAACTATCTCTATATCAGTTTTCACCGGATCGCTGTTGCCAAAGAAGCTGCTGGACGAGGCGTAGCCCAAACCTTCCTTCAAGGCTTGATCGAAGGAGAGAAAGGCCCGGATTTTCGCTGTGATACCCATCCTGACAACAAGGTCATGCAACACCTTTTAGAGAAGTTAGGCTTCCATTACTGTGGGAAGGTACCAATTGATGGGGTGCGTCTCGCTTATCAGAAGATCAAACGAAAGGCAGAAACCAGCCTCTTCCAAGTGATTAGCGAAGATGATCGTTGGGACTACCGTGCAGAACAGTCTCAAAATGACTAG
- the rsmI gene encoding 16S rRNA (cytidine(1402)-2'-O)-methyltransferase, which produces MQIQRSFKGDRATGTLFLVPTPIGNRDDMSYRMIQTLKEVDLIAAEDTRNTGLLLKHFEIRTPQTSFHEHNAMEKIPDLLAHLESGKGLAQVSDAGLPSISDPGHDLVKAAIEREIPVVAVPGPSAGITGLIASGLAPQPHIFYGFLPRKEGQQKAFFQEKRDYPETQIFYESPHRVRATLQNMLAVYGDRPVVLVRELTKIYEEYTRGTIAELVAYLEENPLKGECLLIVEGASEQKPDLEEVDLIREIDLLVESGMKKNQAIKQVAKQFGLQKSDLYARYHQEEEKGESDGN; this is translated from the coding sequence ATGCAGATTCAACGAAGTTTTAAAGGGGATAGAGCGACGGGAACCCTCTTTTTAGTGCCGACTCCGATTGGCAATCGGGATGACATGAGCTACCGCATGATCCAAACCTTAAAAGAGGTAGATCTGATTGCGGCGGAAGATACCCGTAATACAGGACTCTTGCTCAAGCATTTTGAGATTAGGACGCCGCAAACCAGCTTTCACGAGCACAATGCTATGGAAAAAATTCCTGATTTACTAGCTCATTTGGAGTCAGGAAAGGGCTTGGCCCAGGTATCGGATGCTGGATTGCCAAGTATTTCGGATCCAGGTCATGACTTGGTCAAGGCAGCCATTGAGCGAGAGATTCCCGTTGTGGCGGTTCCTGGTCCGAGCGCCGGGATTACGGGTCTAATTGCGAGTGGCTTGGCTCCCCAGCCTCATATCTTTTATGGATTTCTCCCGCGCAAAGAAGGGCAGCAAAAGGCTTTTTTTCAAGAAAAGCGAGACTATCCTGAGACTCAGATTTTTTATGAGTCTCCGCACCGGGTTCGTGCGACGCTTCAAAATATGCTGGCAGTCTATGGAGACCGTCCGGTTGTGCTGGTCCGAGAACTGACCAAGATCTATGAAGAGTACACACGAGGGACCATCGCAGAGTTAGTGGCTTACCTAGAGGAAAATCCCCTCAAGGGGGAGTGCCTTCTAATTGTGGAGGGCGCCAGTGAGCAGAAGCCAGATCTAGAAGAAGTGGATCTGATCCGAGAGATTGATCTACTGGTCGAATCTGGTATGAAAAAGAACCAGGCAATTAAACAGGTTGCCAAACAATTTGGGCTGCAAAAGAGTGATCTCTATGCCCGTTACCACCAAGAGGAAGAAAAAGGAGAGTCTGATGGAAATTAG